One window from the genome of Sulfurimonas hongkongensis encodes:
- a CDS encoding aminotransferase class I/II-fold pyridoxal phosphate-dependent enzyme produces the protein MSLYYENEIKALKKSSRYRQRELVDNSLADFASNDYLGLSCNKVLHEKTCKEISKLPQNSSKASLLVNGYHKIHKNFEDILKELNGFEDAVVLGSGFSANIALIDALVRKGDELFMDELYHASGVLASQIGNKRVKFFKHNDIEELEEMLLASNAKRKIVAVEGIYSMDGDLVKKEIFTICDKHDAIVIVDEAHSSGVVGENLMGVYDLYDIKIRPNHIKMGTLGKAYGSFGAYILSSIHIIDYLINRARPIIYATSLSLYDTLLAHNALRYIRDNKESLKEKIELNKSIIEQDLGIKTESLIVPITIGDNAEVIKIKEELKRSGYAVGAIRQPTVKSAIIRLIARLGGSEGELRELCRLIALKREV, from the coding sequence GTGAGTTTATACTACGAAAATGAGATAAAAGCTCTGAAGAAGAGTTCAAGATATAGGCAAAGAGAGCTAGTAGATAACTCTCTTGCAGATTTTGCGTCTAACGACTATTTAGGGCTCTCTTGCAACAAAGTCTTGCATGAAAAAACCTGTAAAGAGATTTCAAAACTTCCACAAAACAGCTCAAAAGCCTCACTTTTGGTAAATGGTTATCATAAGATCCACAAAAATTTTGAAGATATATTAAAAGAGCTAAATGGCTTTGAAGATGCGGTAGTTTTAGGGAGTGGTTTTAGCGCAAATATTGCACTTATAGATGCTCTTGTGAGAAAAGGCGATGAACTTTTTATGGACGAACTCTATCACGCTTCTGGGGTCTTGGCATCTCAGATAGGCAACAAAAGAGTGAAATTTTTTAAGCATAATGATATAGAAGAGTTAGAAGAGATGCTACTTGCATCTAATGCTAAGAGGAAAATAGTAGCAGTTGAGGGCATCTACTCTATGGATGGCGATTTGGTAAAAAAAGAGATTTTTACAATTTGCGATAAACATGATGCTATTGTTATTGTTGATGAGGCTCATAGTAGTGGAGTAGTTGGCGAAAATCTTATGGGTGTTTATGATTTGTATGATATTAAAATCAGACCAAACCACATAAAGATGGGAACTTTGGGTAAAGCATATGGAAGTTTTGGTGCTTATATTTTATCTTCAATACACATTATAGACTATCTTATAAATCGTGCAAGACCAATCATCTATGCCACTTCACTCTCTCTCTACGACACACTTTTAGCCCACAACGCTCTAAGATATATAAGAGATAACAAAGAGAGTTTAAAAGAGAAAATAGAGCTTAACAAAAGCATAATAGAGCAAGATTTAGGCATAAAAACAGAGAGCTTGATAGTTCCAATAACTATAGGTGATAATGCAGAGGTTATAAAGATAAAAGAGGAGCTAAAAAGGAGCGGATATGCAGTAGGTGCCATCAGACAACCAACTGTAAAGAGTGCTATTATAAGGCTAATAGCGAGACTTGGCGGTAGTGAAGGTGAGCTAAGAGAGTTATGCAGACTAATAGCCTTAAAGAGAGAGGTTTAG